The following proteins are encoded in a genomic region of Rattus rattus isolate New Zealand chromosome 2, Rrattus_CSIRO_v1, whole genome shotgun sequence:
- the LOC116894107 gene encoding putative olfactory receptor 52P1 encodes MVLFNHSSSMTFMLMGVPGLESQHIWLSLPFTSMLLAILIGNGAILFLVITQTTLHTPMYLLLALLMVADLISTLALLPKVLCLFWFDDRVIAVYACFTQMFFIHGASVVRSALLVAMAFDRFVAVCEPLRYNTILSRSLVGRLGLVALAKGVILILPMPLLLQRLTFCHRIIPHTYCDHMAVVKMACGNTRPNRIYGLFVVLLVVGLDLLLIGLSYVFILQTVVRLNSRDATFKALNTCSAHFFVILITYVPGLFSSITHRIGRTIPPYAHIILANLYLLIPSVFNPIIYGIKMKEIRDRVVKCLCR; translated from the coding sequence ATGGTACTCTTCAACCACTCCAGCTCCATGACGTTCATGCTTATGGGAGTGCCCGGCTTAGAGTCACAACACATATGGCTCTCTCTTCCATTCACTTCCATGCTCTTGGCCATCCTCATTGGCAATGGTGCTATCCTCTTCTTGGTTATCACACAGACCACACTTCACACACCAATGTACCTGCTCCTGGCCCTGCTGATGGTGGCTGACCTCATCTCTACTCTAGCTCTGCTGCCCAAGGTCCTGTGCCTCTTCTGGTTTGATGATCGAGTCATAGCTGTCTATGCCTGTTTCACACAGATGTTTTTCATTCACGGAGCTTCAGTAGTACGATCAGCTCTACTTGTTGCAATGGCCTTTGACCGCTTTGTGGCTGTGTGTGAGCCACTACGCTACAACACAATTCTGAGCCGTTCTCTAGTTGGACGCCTAGGACTGGTGGCACTTGCCAAGGGTGTCATCCTTATCCTGCCCATGCCTCTTCTACTTCAAAGACTGACTTTCTGTCACAGGATCATTCCTCACACATACTGTGACCACATGGCTGTGGTAAAAATGGCCTGCGGTAATACCAGACCCAATCGGATTTATGGGCTCTTTGTGGTCTTGCTCGTGGTGGGACTCGATCTGCTTCTAATTGGCTTGTCATATGTCTTCATCCTGCAGACTGTGGTACGCCTCAACTCTCGCGATGCCACCTTCAAAGCCCTCAACACCTGCTCAGCCCACTTCTTTGTCATTCTCATCACGTATGTCCCTGGACTGTTTTCATCCATCACCCACCGCATTGGTCGCACCATTCCTCCTTATGCTCACATTATCCTTGCCAATCTCTACCTTCTCATACCTTCTGTGTTCAACCCAATTATCTATggtataaaaatgaaagagataCGGGACAGGGTGGTCAAATGCTTGTGCAGATGA
- the LOC116894108 gene encoding putative olfactory receptor 52P1, translating to MSITTGQTMDAPNHTDLDPSIFFLLGIPGLEQFHMWLSLPVCCLGTATIVGNITILVVVATEPTLHKPVYLFLCMLSTIDLAASFSTVPKLLAILWCGAGHISASACLAQMFFIHAFCMMESTVLLAMAFDRYVAICHPLRYSTILTDTIIARIGVVAMMRGSLLMLPCPFLIGRLSFCQSHVIPHTYCEHMAVVKLACGDTRPNRVYGLTAALLVIGVDLFCIGLSYALIAQAVFRLSSQEARSKALGTCGSHVCVILISYTPALFSFFTHRFGHHVPLHIHILLANVYLLFPPALNPVVYGVKTREIRERVAKVFSGDRELG from the coding sequence ATGTCCATCACCACAGGCCAGACCATGGACGCTCCTAATCACACGGATTTGGATCCTTctatcttctttctcttgggcatCCCGGGTCTAGAGCAGTTCCATATGTGGCTCTCACTTCCAGTGTGCTGTCTGGGCACTGCCACAATCGTGGGCAATATAACCATCCTGGTTGTTGTTGCCACGGAGCCAACCTTGCACAAACCCGTCTATCTCTTCCTATGCATGCTATCAACCATTGATTTGGCCgcctctttctccacagtacCAAAACTGCTGGCTATTCTCTGGTGTGGAGCTGGCCatatctctgcctctgcctgcctggcaCAGATGTTCTTCATTCATGCCTTTTGCATGATGGAGTCCACCGTGCTGTTGGCCATGGCCTttgatcgctatgtggccatctgccacCCACTCCGCTATTCTACCATCCTCACTGACACCATCATTGCTCGCATTGGGGTAGTAGCTATGATGAGAGGCTCCCTGCTCATGCTTCCATGTCCCTTCCTCATTGGTCGTCTGAGCTTCTGCCAAAGCCATGTGATCCCACACACATACTGTGAGCATATGGCTGTGGTGAAGCTGGCCTGTGGAGACACCAGGCCTAATCGTGTGTATGGGCTGACAGCTGCACTGTTGGTCATTGGGGTTGACTTATTCTGCATCGGTCTTTCCTATGCCCTCATTGCGCAAGCTGTTTTTCGCCTCTCATCCCAGGAAGCCCGGTCCAAAGCCCTAGGTACCTGTGGCTCCCATGTCTGCGTCATCCTCATCTCTTACACACCagccctgttttcctttttcacaCACCGCTTTGGTCACCATGTCCCACTCCACATTCATATTCTTTTGGCTAATGTCTATCTGCTTTTCCCACCGGCTCTTAACCCTGTGGTATATGGAGTCAAGACCAGGGAGATTCGTGAGAGGGTTGCCAAGGTGTTCAGTGGGGACAGGGAACTAGGCTGA